The genomic window ctatcgccggtaaagaagtataacttcaaaaacgctaaacgccgtaaaaatgagtggcgcatacaatattccagctacaaaagatctgatatgaaaattacgtggcgcgaaaatgtattttcattttgatgcaaaacaaaattctagttttagtttaaaatatttttccacaatatttgctaaatttgaagtaaaccacaaaagagtttcaaaattcaaactgtatcaaatttactcttttgtggcgcgtttacttcaaatttagcaaatattatggaaaaatattttaaaataaaactagaattttgttttgcatcaaaatgaaaatacattttcgggccacgtaattttcatatcagatcttttgtagctggaatattgtatgcgccactcatttttacggcgtttagcggttttttattcttgtatcaggagtttttcaagttatatacaaattaaatgtatgaagttgaatgcaatttttctcgattacacgttaagctttataaatgatcacctttgtcgcattatctcccaaatgatctagtgtccatcgaatgtacactaggttttttttctagtcgaaatagattgaataaaaatattgggatggccggtaaatgaactcggattgcccgttgcagatcaaatttagcgtcgtaaccactacaactacataaaccatttcgggaataatcgttaattggattatacttttgtagcttaataacttctaaacggcttaaccgattttgatcactaaacatgagtttgaaacgtattgacaagtagtatctgatgcatctgaggtcaagtatgaaaactaaaactgttacagaaattattgagcttgaaaaaccgtttttccccataggaaatagatttgatcatacttatgaagcgtataacttaaaatttctaattttcccggatatgaggtaaacaacgttagattcgtctagagtccttctacaaacgcttagttattggcgcaattcgtaggttgaaattttgagtaattgtcgaaaaaccaaaattttcaaagtttagtttttcaattttttggctatactgagccgtgtgtatttctgagcttgatcgcttaggcaccatttgaacgcttaactcaaccctattgatgtggtgtatttgcgattttcctgtctctccttgaacctaagatatatacgcccaaacaTATGAGATTGCCCACTGGTGTAACagcatacaagtgtgaaatttgttttaagcactTTAGCGAAGCAGTaactttaaaaacacatttgagaactcacactggggaaaagccttacaagtgtgaaatttgttttaagaaatttagtaATGCAGGACATTTGAAAGTACACTTAAgaacacacactggagaaaagccttacacgtgtgaaatttgttttaagcaattcaGTAATGCAGGAAATTTGAAAGTACACTTAAgaacacacactggagaaaagccttacaagtatGAAATATGTTTTAAGCATTTTATTACAACAagtgatttgaaaaaacatttgagaattCACACTACGGAAAAGCCTTAcaggtgtgaaatttgttttaagcagtttagtgaagcagGAAATTTGAAAATTCACTTAAgaacacacactggagaaaaaccttacaagtgtgaaatatgttttaagcattttatttcaaaaagtgatttgaaaaaacatttgagaacTCACACTACGGAAAagtcttacaagtgtgaaatttgttttaagcactTTAGCGAAGCAGTaactttaaaaacacatt from Diabrotica virgifera virgifera chromosome 5, PGI_DIABVI_V3a includes these protein-coding regions:
- the LOC126885392 gene encoding zinc finger protein 177-like — protein: MAAEQSRACKRKIDFSELDSEHSDQDPFLNKSEDDKDYTVSGSSSDWENINSGTQFSNAGNLKVHLRTHTGEKPYKYEICFKHFITTSDLKKHLRIHTTEKPYRCEICFKQFSEAGNLKIHLRTHTGEKPYKCEICFKHFISKSDLKKHLRTHTTEKSYKCEICFKHFSEAVTLKTHLRTPTGEKLYKCEICFKQFSNAGNLKVHLRTHTGEKPYNCEICFKQFSNAGNLKVHLRTHTGEKPY